The genomic segment CCAGAAGGGCGAGGGCAGGACCGGGCTCACCACCGCAAAAACTGGCCCCCACAGGAATGTGCCCACGGCGAAATGCACCACCCAACCGAGCCCGGGCGGCGAGAGCATGATCCCGCTTGCGACGCGGACCGGATCGGGCGCCGGGAGGACGCCAATCAAGCTGCCGAGGAAAAGGGTGGCTGAGACCACCGCTGCGGCGACGAGCCCTGCGATGATGCCCTTGCCGATGTTGATCATGGAGCCTCCACATGGGCCGTTCACCGCGGTTCAACAGCCGAAGGGCCGGGATGTTTCCCGTCACACACGCGGTTCACCTGAGCATAAGGCAGCAGGGCGACGTAGACGGCCGGCCCCTTTCATGTTCATGCACGATCAGGACGGGCGGACCTTAAGTTGTCGGTCGACCGCGCGCTGGAGACTGACGTGGCCTTGTGCCTGCCCGAGTTCAGCTTGGCGCTTCCCAGCTCAGAAGCTTTGAGCCCGACCGATGGGTCAGGAAAATTGAGAACTCTGATGTTCGTTGTCAATGAGCTTGGACGTGGGTGTGCGATCCCAGGGCAGAAGCCGGGCGCGGCAGGATGGAGCGATTGCGCAGGGCCGGCGGCAGAGCCGTCAAGACGACGGTTGAGCAAACTCTGATGCGCGGGTTGATCACCGCATTTCCGTGTGTTCGTCCGGGGCTGCCTCGATCTGTCAGCGGGCGTCGATGACACATCATCGGCCACACAATTCTCGCGAGGGTTCCCCTCCGAGGCCCTGCCGCCGGCGCTGGGCAACCGCAGATGTCAGTCCAAACTGAGGAGGTCCTCCGCAATGACCGTGAGCTCGTTCGGCTTTATGCGGCCGAGCGCGGCTCGATCTCGCGCCCGATCGCCCACAGGAAGGCCGCCATCAGCCGGCGATACCGCGCGCACAGCCGCACCTGCGCCTTCCAGGCAATGGCCCGCACGATCGCTGGCAAGCCCTCCTGGCGCTCCTGCAGCACGCGGCTCATCCGGGCCGGAAAGCGATAGGTCCAGGCGCCCTCGATCAGCACCCGGCGAACCCGTGGGTTGCCCGCCTTGGTGATGCTGCCGCGCCGCACCCGCTCGCCGGTCGAGCTCTCGCACGGCACCAGACCGAGATAGGCCATCAGCTGGCGCGGGCTCTCGAAGCGGCGTACATCGCCGATCTCGGCTACAAAGGTCACCGCGGTCAGAAGCGCCACCCCACGCAGGGCCTGATAAGCCTCGACCACGGGCGCCATCGACCAGGTCTTGACCACCTCAGCGACTTGCTGGTTCAGGCGCTCCAATCGCGCCTCGGCATCCTCGATCGCCTGCCGGTACTCGCGTAGGACGAGATACTGGGCCGGATGCTCGAAGATGAGTTCGGATAGCCAGCGCGCATGCGCTCGGGTCCAGGGCTTGTGGCCGGAGAAGATCCGTCCATGGCGCAACAGAAACGATTGCAGGTGCTGGCGCTTCTCGCGCAGGTCCGCCATGGCCGCTTCGCGCGCCCGCACCAGCTCGCGCACGGCCTCATGGCCTGGATCCGGCACCCAGATGGCGGTCAGCTCCCCGGCCCGATGCAGCCGGGCCAGGGTCAGGGCATCGCGGCGGTTGGTCTTGACGCGCTCGCCCGGGCGCTTGGGGATCAGCGAAGGCGCAATGACCGCACACTCATGTCCCAGAGCACTGATCTGCCGCTGCAGGCCATAGCCGGTCGGGCCGGCCTCGTAGCAGAACAGCAACTCGCGATGCTTGCCACTGAGCTTACTGACGAGGCGCCGCACTGCCTCGGGCGTGTTGTCGATCTCGCCCAGAAAACGGACTTCACCCTGACGGCCGTCTTCAGCCACGGCGACCGCGATCTTCAGTTTGGACGTATCCAGACCGACAAACACTTTGCTATTCTGCTGCATGGCTCGTCCCCTGTGCGGGAGGCTCGGCGCCGGCCCATCCGGCGCAACCCTCGCTCATCGCATAGTGTGGACGAGCCACCTCCGCCGGCAACGAACATACGGTCTGCCACGCTCGTTCGCGTGAACCAGCCCCGATCCATCGCGTTATCCGCGAAACCGAAGCTCACCTCGAACGGCTGCCGTGAATATGCAGGGGCATTCCCGGTCCGACACCACGGAGCACGGCAGGAACTGCATCCTTGCCGCTCTCCCGCCAGATGTTTTATCCGCGATGACCGAGCACGCGAGCATCGTCTCCCTGGCCCGTGGCCGCGTCCTGCAGGAGGCGGGCGAGCCGGTGCGGGAAGCATTGTTCCCGCACGGCAGCGTCATCGGGCTCATCTCTCCGATGGAGGACGGCCGTGCCGTCGAAACCGCAGCCATTGGGTCTGAAGGATACCTTGGCTTTTGGGCTGTGCTTGGGGATGACGATCGAGCGTTGTGCCGCGCCGTCGTTCAAGTTCCAGGAACGGCAACACGCCTCTCGCTCGACAGCCTTCTGGCGATCAGCCGAGCGTACCGTCCACTGAACGACCTGCTTCTGCGTTTCAGCAAGGTGCTTCTCAAGCAATCGATCCAGTCGGCCGCGTGCACTGGTCTCCATAGGCTCGAGGCCCGCTGTGCCCGCTGCCTGCTCCATGCGCATGACCGGGCCGGGCGTGGAGACGCTGTTCAGGTTTCCCAAGCAAGTCTGGCAGTCGTACTCGGTGTGCGGCGACAAACCTTGAGTGCCGTGACCAAGTCGTTTCAAGCACGCGGCATCGTCCAGGTGGAGCCGGGATGCATCAGGGTGCTCGATCGAGCTGGTCTCGAAGCTGTGTCATGTGAATGTTATGGCGTCTTAAGCGAGGCTTACCGGACCATCTTGCCTGCCGTACATTAGGAACGCCCGGCAGGGCCACTCCTTCAGCATCAATCAGCACCTTTGCTCTTGC from the Microvirga ossetica genome contains:
- a CDS encoding DUF6789 family protein encodes the protein MINIGKGIIAGLVAAAVVSATLFLGSLIGVLPAPDPVRVASGIMLSPPGLGWVVHFAVGTFLWGPVFAVVSPVLPSPFWFKGVTFGMLAWLLMLFVTWAADPIALPQPSLEPVLLHLLFGAVLGSLYGTLLDRRERQVPTRGATLTDR
- a CDS encoding IS110 family transposase, encoding MQQNSKVFVGLDTSKLKIAVAVAEDGRQGEVRFLGEIDNTPEAVRRLVSKLSGKHRELLFCYEAGPTGYGLQRQISALGHECAVIAPSLIPKRPGERVKTNRRDALTLARLHRAGELTAIWVPDPGHEAVRELVRAREAAMADLREKRQHLQSFLLRHGRIFSGHKPWTRAHARWLSELIFEHPAQYLVLREYRQAIEDAEARLERLNQQVAEVVKTWSMAPVVEAYQALRGVALLTAVTFVAEIGDVRRFESPRQLMAYLGLVPCESSTGERVRRGSITKAGNPRVRRVLIEGAWTYRFPARMSRVLQERQEGLPAIVRAIAWKAQVRLCARYRRLMAAFLWAIGREIEPRSAA
- a CDS encoding helix-turn-helix domain-containing protein, with protein sequence MLHAHDRAGRGDAVQVSQASLAVVLGVRRQTLSAVTKSFQARGIVQVEPGCIRVLDRAGLEAVSCECYGVLSEAYRTILPAVH